A DNA window from Scomber japonicus isolate fScoJap1 chromosome 14, fScoJap1.pri, whole genome shotgun sequence contains the following coding sequences:
- the si:ch211-248a14.8 gene encoding uncharacterized protein si:ch211-248a14.8 isoform X1, with protein sequence MTACLLSKSSGSWRKGWCVSANHMLKPLMPALCLVVAVIYGLADKLRNFVAGIFIPQYHYPYAVALCFAQVLVSLLFLNLLHVLDLVPLKQYSRSLGERLLVPGVCNSIHAVLAMWAKASSSYAGLIPLTMPLLPLLTVGFSFALKLALPPSIHISVLFSILSGTSIVIRASQGLSSVDPLEYMYAPLALILQSLSLTWLAKVSEAENQHFPDAQASIFDIYYTQLVTQSWVLGLLWLLHPDSPWQVLSQGSWHSLLFHGYLFAILLLGMILNFMVGISALCVSPLAAALLHSSRELMLPFIHLL encoded by the exons ATGACAGCATGTCTTTTGAGTAAAAG TTCAGGGAGCTGGAGAAAGGGATGGTGTGTCTCAGCTAATCATATGCTGAAGCCCCTGATGCCCGCCCTGTGTTTGGTGGTCGCAGTGATTTACGGTCTGGCTGACAAACTCCGAAACTTTGTGGCTGGCATCTTCATCCCTCAGTACCACTACCCATATGCAGTGGCTCTCTGCTTTGCCCAG GTTCTGGTTTCTCTGTTATTCTTAAATCTCCTCCATGTTCTGGATCTGGTGCCTCTGAAACAGTACTCCAGGTCTCTGGGAGAGCGGTTGCTGGTGCCTGGTGtctgcaacagcatccatgctGTGTTGGCCATGTGGGCCAAGGCCAGCAGCTCATATGCCGGCCTCATCCCCCTCACAATGCCCCTGCTGCCTTTGTTAACTGTGGGTTTCAGTTTTGCCCTGAAGCTGGCCTTGCCACCATCTATCCACATCTCTGTTCTGTTTTCCATCCTGAGTGGTACATCTATTGTCATCAGAG CCTCCCAGGGTCTGTCCAGTGTTGATCCCCTTGAGTACATGTATGCACCTCTGGCTTTAATCCTCCAAAGTCTTTCTCTAACTTGGCTGGCTAAAGTGTCTGAGGCTGAGAACCAACACTTCCCTGATGCCCAAGCCTCCATTTTTGACATCTACTACACCCAACTGGTCACCCAGAGCTGGGTTCTAGGCCTGCTGTGGCTGCTGCACCCGGACAGTCCCTGGCAGGTGTTGAGTCAGGGCAGCTGGCACAGCCTGCTCTTCCATGGTTACCTGTTCGCCATTCTCCTGCTGGGGATGATCCTAAACTTCATGGTCGGTATATCGGCTCTCTGTGTCTCACCACTCGCTGCTGCACTGCTCCACTCATCAAGAGAGCTAATGCTGCCGTTTATCCACCTTCTGTAG
- the si:ch211-248a14.8 gene encoding uncharacterized protein si:ch211-248a14.8 isoform X2 yields the protein MPALCLVVAVIYGLADKLRNFVAGIFIPQYHYPYAVALCFAQVLVSLLFLNLLHVLDLVPLKQYSRSLGERLLVPGVCNSIHAVLAMWAKASSSYAGLIPLTMPLLPLLTVGFSFALKLALPPSIHISVLFSILSGTSIVIRASQGLSSVDPLEYMYAPLALILQSLSLTWLAKVSEAENQHFPDAQASIFDIYYTQLVTQSWVLGLLWLLHPDSPWQVLSQGSWHSLLFHGYLFAILLLGMILNFMVGISALCVSPLAAALLHSSRELMLPFIHLL from the exons ATGCCCGCCCTGTGTTTGGTGGTCGCAGTGATTTACGGTCTGGCTGACAAACTCCGAAACTTTGTGGCTGGCATCTTCATCCCTCAGTACCACTACCCATATGCAGTGGCTCTCTGCTTTGCCCAG GTTCTGGTTTCTCTGTTATTCTTAAATCTCCTCCATGTTCTGGATCTGGTGCCTCTGAAACAGTACTCCAGGTCTCTGGGAGAGCGGTTGCTGGTGCCTGGTGtctgcaacagcatccatgctGTGTTGGCCATGTGGGCCAAGGCCAGCAGCTCATATGCCGGCCTCATCCCCCTCACAATGCCCCTGCTGCCTTTGTTAACTGTGGGTTTCAGTTTTGCCCTGAAGCTGGCCTTGCCACCATCTATCCACATCTCTGTTCTGTTTTCCATCCTGAGTGGTACATCTATTGTCATCAGAG CCTCCCAGGGTCTGTCCAGTGTTGATCCCCTTGAGTACATGTATGCACCTCTGGCTTTAATCCTCCAAAGTCTTTCTCTAACTTGGCTGGCTAAAGTGTCTGAGGCTGAGAACCAACACTTCCCTGATGCCCAAGCCTCCATTTTTGACATCTACTACACCCAACTGGTCACCCAGAGCTGGGTTCTAGGCCTGCTGTGGCTGCTGCACCCGGACAGTCCCTGGCAGGTGTTGAGTCAGGGCAGCTGGCACAGCCTGCTCTTCCATGGTTACCTGTTCGCCATTCTCCTGCTGGGGATGATCCTAAACTTCATGGTCGGTATATCGGCTCTCTGTGTCTCACCACTCGCTGCTGCACTGCTCCACTCATCAAGAGAGCTAATGCTGCCGTTTATCCACCTTCTGTAG